AGTGTTTGCCGCCGGTGCCGATATCGGGGAGATGGCGGCATCCACATCGGTGGATATGCTGATCGCGGATCCGTTTGACGATTGGAACCGTATCCGCCGATTCCCCAAACCCCTGATTGCTTCCGTCAGTGGTTTTGCCCTGGGAGGAGGGTGTGAATTAGCCTTGGCCTGCGACTTGATCGTCGCATCGGAGACGGCGCGACTGGGTCAACCGGAAATCCAGCTGGGCGTGATCCCCGGCGCTGGCGGCACTCAGCGGCTGACTCGCGCATTGGGGAAAGTCCGGGCAATGGAAATGGTCCTGACCGGAGAACCGATTACGGCTCAGGAAGCGCATGCAGCCGGATTGGTCAACCGGGTGGTTCCGGTGGAAAACCTGGAAGCGGAGACGATGAAATTGGCCGAGTCGTTGGCCGATAAAGCTCCGATTGCCCTTCGTCTGGGGAAGGAAGCGGTACGAAGAGCGGCGGAACACGGATTGGACGAGGCATTGGATTACGAACAGAAACTGTTTTTTTTCTTGTTTGGAACGGAAGATCAAAAAGAAGGAATGCGGGCCTTCGGCGAGAAACGAAAGCCCCGTTTTCAAGGAAAATAGAGGAGGAATCGATATGTCGGAAACTGTGATGATGAAAAAAGAAGGGGGCGTCGCCATCCTGACGCTGAACCGCCCCCAAGTCTACAATGCCTTTAATACGGAATTAAACCGGGACTTAACCCGTTACATGAATGAAGTCGGCAAAGATCCCGAGGTGCGTGTCGTTCTGCTGACAGGGGCGGGGAACGCATTTTGCTCCGGACAGGATCTGAACGATCGGACTGATCCCAATATTGACAAGCTGTCCTTGGGAGACAGTGTCCGCTCCCGTTACAATCCGATGGTGGAGGCGATCACCGGGTTGGATAAGCCCGTCATCGCAGCCGTCAACGGGGTGGCTGCCGGTGCCGGCTGCAGCCTGGCCCTGGCCTGTGATCTGCGGATCATTTCGGATAAGGCCAAGTTTGTGGAAGCTTTCGTTCGCATCGGTTTGATTCCCGACAGCGGATCCAGTTGGTTTTTACCGCGTTTGGTCGGGTTTGGCAGGGCGATGGAATTGGTGCTGAGCGGCCGCGACGTGGAGGCGGAGGAAGCGGTGCAAATCGGATTGGCTAATAAAGTGGTGCCGCATGACCAACTGATGTCGCAAGCGATGGCCTGGGCACAGCAATTGGCACAGGGACCGACCAAGGCGATGGGTTTAATGAAGCGTTCCTTGTATCGGGCCGTGGATGTCGATTTGAACGAAGCATTGGAGGTGGAGGCGCAGTTGCAGGAGATTGCCGGGAAGACTGCAGATTTTCAGGAAGGAATTCGCGCCTTTAAGGAAAAACGTCATCCCCGTTATCAGGGTAAATGAACTTCCTTGTTTGCTCCGTCATAGCATGGGGATAACCGCCCAATTCTTCCCAAAGAGGAATGATGGCTATGAAAGTGTTAAAAAACGGAGATCAATTGCCAATCCAGGAAACCATCCGTGAACGAGCCCGTTCGGTACCGCTGATGGAGGATGTGTTTGCCCTGATGGAACGGGATGGGCACGAGCAGGTCATCTTCTGCCGCCATAAGGGATCGGGTTTAAAAGGGATTATCGCCATTCATGACACGACGATGGGCCCTGCTCTGGGCGGGTGTCGGATGGTCCCTTACGAATCCACGGATGCCGCTTTAAAGGATGTATTACGTCTATCCAAGGGGATGACGTACAAATGCGGCTTGGCCGATGTGGATTTCGGCGGCGGGAAAGCGGTCCTGATCGGAGATCCTCAGAAGGATAAAAGCCCGGAAATGTTTCGCGCCTTGGGCCGGTTTGTCGGCGGCTTAAACGGCCGGTTTTTCACGGGAACGGACATGGGGACGGATCCGGAAGATTTTGTACACGCGGCACGGGAATCGCAATCCTTTGTCGGATTGCCCGTCAGTCACGGGGGAAGCGGAGACACCGCCATCCCAACCGCGTATGGTGTGATGCAGGGGTATCGTGCCACAGCTGAACATCTGTGGGGGGACTCCAACCTGGAAGGGAGAACCATCGCTATCCAGGGTGTGGGTAAAGTGGGAAGCCGCTTGGTTACACAATTGTTGGAAGAAGGGGCACAAGTATGGATCGCCGATACCCAGGAGCACCGGCTGGAGGATTGGAAAAGACGCTTTCCCGATGTGGGGGTGGCGGCTGTGGATGAGATCCATCGCCAACCGTGCGATATTTTCTCCCCATGTGCGATCGGCGGTGTCATTAACGATCGAACGATCGATGAGCTCCGTTGCCAGGCCGTAGTGGGTTCCGCCAACAACCAGTTGGGGCGGGCGGATCATGGGGATGACCTGCATCAGCGCGGGATCTTGTATGCTCCCGATTATCTGGTGAATGCCGGCGGATTGATCCAGGTGGCGGATGAACTGCACGGATACCACCATGATCGGGTCATGGAGAAAACCCGGGGCATCTATGAGATGCTGCTTAAAATCTACCAACTGTCCCGACAAGAAGATTTGCCCACGTGTCGCGCGGCGGATCGGCTGGTGTTGGAACGGCTGCACCAAGTGGGGGACCTGAAACGGATTTTGCTCGGGTTCGATCGGAACGGCTGAAGAGTGGAGGAGTGCCTATGTTGCAACAGATGGATCAAGTGGATATCCAGTTGCTTCGTTCGGACGGCAGTTTGACGGACGAGGGGCGTCCCATCTGGGACAGCATTTCGATAGAGATGAAACTCCATTTCCATCGTTGGATGGTATTGGCCCGAACCTTTGACCGGCGATCCGTGATCTTGCAGCGCCAGGGGAGGATCGGAACATACGCCCCTCTGGAAGGGCAGGAAGCGGCCCAGGTGGGAAGCGCGTTGGCGCTGGATCGGGAGGATTGGATCTTTCCCACTTATCGGGAGCATGGAGTGGCCATGATCGCCGGTATGCCCCTGGATCGCATTCTGCTTTACTGGATGGGGAGAGTGGAGGGGAACATCGCCCCTGAGGGGGTACGCGTGTTGCCGCCCTATGTACCGATCGCCACCCAATTGCCGCAGGCGATGGGAGCGGCGTGGGCCGCCAAATTAAAGGGAGAGTCTTCCGTGACGGTCGCTTACTTCGGCGACGGGGCCACCTCGGAAGGCGACTTCCATGAGGCGCTTAATTTCGCCGGTGTTTTCCGCTTGCCCTGTGTTTTTTTCTGTCAAAACAACCACTATGCCATCAGCGTCCCTTTCTCCCGCCAATCGGCCACTCCGACTGTGGCGGAAAAATCCCGGGCATACAACCTGCCGGGTGTTCGCGTTGACGGAAATGACGTACTGGCGGTTTATCACGTTATGCAAGAAGCGGTGAGACGCGCCAGGCGCGGAGAAGGGGCCACCCTCATCGAGGCGGTCACCTACCGCAAGGGTTCCCACACCACCGCTGATGATGCAACGCGCTATCGGGAAGAAGAGGAAGTGACCGATTGGGTCGAACGGCGCGATCCACTGACACGATTGGAGAGTCTTCTCATACAGGAGGGGCTTTTAACAGCCGGACAGGTGGAGGAATGTCACGATCGCTGTCGGGAAGAGGTGGATTCGGCCTGGAAAAAAGCGGCGAAGGCTGAAGCACCGCCCCCCTCTCACCTGTTTGCCCATGTGTATGCGACTTTGCCGGCGGAATTGAAACGTCAGCGGGCGGAGACGGAGGGAAGGTCTTATGGCTGAGCTAACTTTGGTTCAGGCGATACAGGACGGATTGCGCACGGCCTTGCAACAAGATTCCCGCGTGGTGGTCCTAGGCGAGGACGTGGGCAAAAACGGAGGCGTTTTCCGGGCTACGGAAGGGTTGTGGAAGGAGTTTGGGGATGAGCGGGTGATCGATACCCCTCTGGCCGAAGCGGGTATCGTCGGAGCGGCGATCGGGATGGCGGTCAACGGATTGCGACCGGTGGCGGAGATTCAGTTCATGGGTTTTATCTATCCCGCTTTTGAACAAATCATCACCCACGCCGCCCGCCTGCGAACCCGTACCCAGGGGCAGCGTCCTGCCTCCATCGTCATACGGGCTCCGTACGGAGGCGGAATCCGTGCACCGGAACTTCACTCCGACTCGACGGAGAGTTTGTTGGTACACACTCCGGGGCTGAAAGTGGTGGCTCCATCCACCCCTTATGATGCCAAAGGGCTGCTGTTGGCGGCGATCCGGGATCCGGATCCCGTCATTTATCTGGAACCGATGAAGCTCTATCGCTCCGTACGTCAGGAAGTGCCTGCGGAGGATTACGAAATTCCCTTGGGACAAGCGCGGCAGGTGAGAAAGGGAGACGATCTGACGGTTCTCACCTGGGGAGCGATGGTACCGATGGTGGAGAAGGTGGCGGCCACTTGGGAGCAGCGGGGGGTCTACTGGGATGTTCTCGATTTGCGCAGTATCTATCCCTTGGATGAAGAGGCGATCATCTGTTCCGTTCGCAAAACCGGTCGTGTGTTGATTGTTCACGAAGCGCCGAAGACAGGGGGAGTGGGGGCGGAATTGACCGCATTGATCCAGGAACACGCCTTTTTATGGCTGGAAGCCCCCATCACCCGGGTGACCGGCTACGATGTGCCGGTACCGATGTTTGCTTTGGAGGATGACTTTCGCCCCAACCAGGGACGCATCCACCAGGCGGCTGAAAAATTGATAGCTTTTTAGGGAGGGAAGCCCATGGGAATCCAGTTTAAACTGCCTGATGTCGGGGAAGGTGTGGCAGAAGCCGAACTGGTCCGCTGGCTGGTGCGGGAGGGAGAGGCGGTTGACGCCGACCAACCTCTGGTTGAGGTGCAGACCGACAAAGCAGTGGTGGAGCTTCCCTCCCCCGCTGCGGGACGTGTGCTGACCCTTCACGGGAAGGAAGGGGAGACCATCTCGGTGGGGGATGTTCTGGTGGTGATCGGAGAGGGGAAGGCAGAGGACGAGGAAAGACAGCCGCCTCGCCGCCGCAGGCGTGTGTTGGCCGCTCCCTCCACCCGCCGATTGGCGCGGGAGTGGAACGTGGATCTCACCCAGGTGGAGGGGACCGGCCCCCAAGGACGGGTGATGGATGAGGATGTACGCCGGTTTGCATCCAGTGATGGAGAGGAGGACGGGAGAGCGGGTCTGCAGGTGGCGGCTACACACTTGGCAGATCCTCCTTCTCCGCCGTCCCCGGTTTCTCCGGTGAGGGATGAACCGTATACCGAGGAACCCCTCTCCCCCATTCGCCGGGTGATCGCCGAGCGCCTTACGTTTTCCATCACCCGCAAACCCCACGCCACCCATTTCGATACACTGGACGTATCCGGAATGGTTGAGTGGCGGGAGCGGTTCAAAATGAGCGGCGGCCGACCTCCGGGTTATCTTCCCATCTTGTTGAAGATGATCGCCATTGCACTGCGCCGCCATCCGGTTCTAAATTCCCATTATGACGAAGAGCGCGAGGCGGTACGCACATTTCATCCGGTTCATGTCGGGTTCGCTGTGGATACGCCTCGGGGGCTGTTGGTACCGGTGGTGCGCCATGTGGAAGGAAAGAGTATCCGCCAACTGGCCGACGAGATAAGGCAAAAAACCGAAGAGGCCCGTAAGGGGGTCCTCTCGCGGTCGGAGATGGGCGGGGCAACCTTCACCGTCAGCAATGCAGGGTCCCTGGGGGGACAGTGGGCCACCCCCATCATTAATCCTCCGGAGGTGGCCATCCTGGCCATTCACCCGGTGGAACAGCGCCCGGTAGTGGAAGAAGGAAAACTGACGGCCGGTTGGCGTATGAATCTGTCCCTTTCCTTTGATCACCGAGTGTTGGACGGCGGGGAAGCGATTCGATTCACCCGTACCCTGCAGTCGTATACCGCTAGTTTGGATGAAATGGTGATGGATTTGACTTGAGAGCGTGGAATGAATGGGAAGGACCGTGAGTGCGGCGACGGGGTTCCGTCGTCATCTCAAGGGATATGGATGGCCGGGATTTCTCCCGGCTGTTTTTTTTGAGGAGATAGACGAATGGGAGGGAACGGGCAGACTCTGGCGAATGTGGATTAGTCTGATGGTGTGGAACGGACAACGCTGTGATAACATAATGAATGAACATTCAATCATTCGAGGTCGGTGAAAACCATGGGAGCTTTCCATGTGAACATCCATGAAGACCAAGGAATCTATGCTCTTCAATGCCGTACTTCTTTCTTGGGCCACCCGTTTCAAGTATGGCTCTACACCGTTGATGGCGTATTGCTGGATACCGGTCCGCCGCGGGCCAGGAGTGTGGTGACCGATTTTGTCGATACCCATCCGCCGTGGGAGATTCTGCTTACCCATTATCACGAGGATCACAGCGGCAATGCCGCCTTCCTGTCGGAACGGTACGGTGCGCCGGTCTGGATGGGGAAGGAGACGGCGAGGTTGGCAGCCCGTCCCTCTCACATTCCCTTCTATCGCCGAGTGATCTGGGGGCAGATGGACGCGGTACGGGGTCGGGTGGTGGCCGATAAGATTCGAACTCGCCGCCATGTATTCCGTCCGGTGATCACACCGGGACATTCCCATGATCATGTGGCATGGCTGGAGGAAGAACGGGGCTGGCTGTTCAGCGGAGATCTTTTTGTAGCCACACGGCTGGCTTACGGTATGAAGGAAGAGTCTGTTCCATTAATGATCCAGTCCCTCCGCCATGTATTGTCTTTACCAGTGGAGCGGGTGTATTGCTGCCATGCCGGCATCATTGCCGAAGGCCGGCATGCATTGGAGAAGAAGTTACACTTTTTGGAGCATCTCCAGGATCGAACGATCACCCTTCACCGACAAGGCAAGACGATCGAGCAAATCACCTTTGCGTTGTTGGAAAAGCGGCGTTTGGTTGAATGGTTTTCCAGAGGGGAGATGTCCCCGATGCATCTGATTCGTTCGATTGTGACACGGGAGGGAACGGTTTGATTCGGGTTGGTTTTTCCCACATCGACTACAATGTGGCTGACTTAGAGCGGGCTCTTCGATTTTATGAACCGGTGATGGCGTTTTTAGGGTTTGCGAAGGAAAGCCGCCAATCGGATTGGGTGCTTTTTGGCAATGGCCGTATGAAGTTGTGTCTGGTTCGCTGTGAGAAGCGTTTCGCCGGTGCCGGTTTCCACCGTAAGAATCCCGGATTAAACCACATCGCATTTCAGGCGGAACGGGCTTCTGATGTGGATGAGGTTGCAAAATTCCTGAAGGAACGGAAAATTCCTCTCCTGTATAACAGTCCTGCTCACTTTGATACCGAGCGGGAAACCTATGCCGTTTTTTTCGAAGATCCGTTTCGATTGAAACTGGAGGTCGTATACAGCCCGGATTACCTATAAGGGAACGGCTCTGAAGGAATCACTTGATCTGGGTGATATTGACAACGGCATCCGGATGCGCCATAATATTCTTGCAATTACAACTTCCGCGGATGGAGGGTGGAACATGGCGCAGCTGGAAAAGCCGCAAACTCAGCGGACAGTTCAAGGCCGGTCGTCGGCAGGAGCGTATGTCCTCTCGTTTCTATGGATGATTCTGCTGACGGGGATCGCCTTTTTCCTAGTGGTGACGGAGTGGTTGTCACAGGAGTGGACGATCACTGTGATTCTCTTGCTGGCGGTTTGGCAAGTGGTGTTGCAGCTGGCGTCGTTTATGCATTTGCGGGAAAAGGGAAACGGTGTGACCGTCCTCTTTATCGCCATGGGAGGGATTGTGTCAGCTACCGTAATTGTCGCGTTGGTGTTTCTATGAAAAAACCCCTCCGGTAAGTGTCTGAGCCTATCATAACCGATAGGCTTTTTTTCACACTGTCTACCTAGTGCCCCTTCAGGTAACTTCGATCTGTTTTTCATGGCCATTACGCGGACAAGTCGGTCGGCTTGGTTTTCCGTCTTCGCTCCATGCGTGGCAGAGTCGACTCCGCCGGAAAACCAAGCCTCCCTCCACGTAAACACGATCGATACTGGTAGAAGGGGCACTAGGGCCTGTTTGGTCATTCAATTTTCCGCG
Above is a window of Desmospora profundinema DNA encoding:
- a CDS encoding enoyl-CoA hydratase-related protein, whose amino-acid sequence is MERAYLKVTRRGPVGWIQLDRPRVLNALNRSLIRELVQTLEEMGQDDDVRVAVITGGERVFAAGADIGEMAASTSVDMLIADPFDDWNRIRRFPKPLIASVSGFALGGGCELALACDLIVASETARLGQPEIQLGVIPGAGGTQRLTRALGKVRAMEMVLTGEPITAQEAHAAGLVNRVVPVENLEAETMKLAESLADKAPIALRLGKEAVRRAAEHGLDEALDYEQKLFFFLFGTEDQKEGMRAFGEKRKPRFQGK
- a CDS encoding enoyl-CoA hydratase-related protein, whose product is MSETVMMKKEGGVAILTLNRPQVYNAFNTELNRDLTRYMNEVGKDPEVRVVLLTGAGNAFCSGQDLNDRTDPNIDKLSLGDSVRSRYNPMVEAITGLDKPVIAAVNGVAAGAGCSLALACDLRIISDKAKFVEAFVRIGLIPDSGSSWFLPRLVGFGRAMELVLSGRDVEAEEAVQIGLANKVVPHDQLMSQAMAWAQQLAQGPTKAMGLMKRSLYRAVDVDLNEALEVEAQLQEIAGKTADFQEGIRAFKEKRHPRYQGK
- a CDS encoding Leu/Phe/Val dehydrogenase: MKVLKNGDQLPIQETIRERARSVPLMEDVFALMERDGHEQVIFCRHKGSGLKGIIAIHDTTMGPALGGCRMVPYESTDAALKDVLRLSKGMTYKCGLADVDFGGGKAVLIGDPQKDKSPEMFRALGRFVGGLNGRFFTGTDMGTDPEDFVHAARESQSFVGLPVSHGGSGDTAIPTAYGVMQGYRATAEHLWGDSNLEGRTIAIQGVGKVGSRLVTQLLEEGAQVWIADTQEHRLEDWKRRFPDVGVAAVDEIHRQPCDIFSPCAIGGVINDRTIDELRCQAVVGSANNQLGRADHGDDLHQRGILYAPDYLVNAGGLIQVADELHGYHHDRVMEKTRGIYEMLLKIYQLSRQEDLPTCRAADRLVLERLHQVGDLKRILLGFDRNG
- the pdhA gene encoding pyruvate dehydrogenase (acetyl-transferring) E1 component subunit alpha; translated protein: MLQQMDQVDIQLLRSDGSLTDEGRPIWDSISIEMKLHFHRWMVLARTFDRRSVILQRQGRIGTYAPLEGQEAAQVGSALALDREDWIFPTYREHGVAMIAGMPLDRILLYWMGRVEGNIAPEGVRVLPPYVPIATQLPQAMGAAWAAKLKGESSVTVAYFGDGATSEGDFHEALNFAGVFRLPCVFFCQNNHYAISVPFSRQSATPTVAEKSRAYNLPGVRVDGNDVLAVYHVMQEAVRRARRGEGATLIEAVTYRKGSHTTADDATRYREEEEVTDWVERRDPLTRLESLLIQEGLLTAGQVEECHDRCREEVDSAWKKAAKAEAPPPSHLFAHVYATLPAELKRQRAETEGRSYG
- a CDS encoding alpha-ketoacid dehydrogenase subunit beta; translation: MAELTLVQAIQDGLRTALQQDSRVVVLGEDVGKNGGVFRATEGLWKEFGDERVIDTPLAEAGIVGAAIGMAVNGLRPVAEIQFMGFIYPAFEQIITHAARLRTRTQGQRPASIVIRAPYGGGIRAPELHSDSTESLLVHTPGLKVVAPSTPYDAKGLLLAAIRDPDPVIYLEPMKLYRSVRQEVPAEDYEIPLGQARQVRKGDDLTVLTWGAMVPMVEKVAATWEQRGVYWDVLDLRSIYPLDEEAIICSVRKTGRVLIVHEAPKTGGVGAELTALIQEHAFLWLEAPITRVTGYDVPVPMFALEDDFRPNQGRIHQAAEKLIAF
- a CDS encoding dihydrolipoamide acetyltransferase family protein, with amino-acid sequence MGIQFKLPDVGEGVAEAELVRWLVREGEAVDADQPLVEVQTDKAVVELPSPAAGRVLTLHGKEGETISVGDVLVVIGEGKAEDEERQPPRRRRRVLAAPSTRRLAREWNVDLTQVEGTGPQGRVMDEDVRRFASSDGEEDGRAGLQVAATHLADPPSPPSPVSPVRDEPYTEEPLSPIRRVIAERLTFSITRKPHATHFDTLDVSGMVEWRERFKMSGGRPPGYLPILLKMIAIALRRHPVLNSHYDEEREAVRTFHPVHVGFAVDTPRGLLVPVVRHVEGKSIRQLADEIRQKTEEARKGVLSRSEMGGATFTVSNAGSLGGQWATPIINPPEVAILAIHPVEQRPVVEEGKLTAGWRMNLSLSFDHRVLDGGEAIRFTRTLQSYTASLDEMVMDLT
- a CDS encoding MBL fold metallo-hydrolase encodes the protein MNIHEDQGIYALQCRTSFLGHPFQVWLYTVDGVLLDTGPPRARSVVTDFVDTHPPWEILLTHYHEDHSGNAAFLSERYGAPVWMGKETARLAARPSHIPFYRRVIWGQMDAVRGRVVADKIRTRRHVFRPVITPGHSHDHVAWLEEERGWLFSGDLFVATRLAYGMKEESVPLMIQSLRHVLSLPVERVYCCHAGIIAEGRHALEKKLHFLEHLQDRTITLHRQGKTIEQITFALLEKRRLVEWFSRGEMSPMHLIRSIVTREGTV
- a CDS encoding VOC family protein; its protein translation is MIRVGFSHIDYNVADLERALRFYEPVMAFLGFAKESRQSDWVLFGNGRMKLCLVRCEKRFAGAGFHRKNPGLNHIAFQAERASDVDEVAKFLKERKIPLLYNSPAHFDTERETYAVFFEDPFRLKLEVVYSPDYL
- a CDS encoding cytochrome C oxidase subunit IV family protein — protein: MAQLEKPQTQRTVQGRSSAGAYVLSFLWMILLTGIAFFLVVTEWLSQEWTITVILLLAVWQVVLQLASFMHLREKGNGVTVLFIAMGGIVSATVIVALVFL